ctgaggggaaggaaaacaggagTCAAGGGTGAAGAGAAAATGGCGAAAAGGCCCAGAGGAAAAGAGATGATATCCAAATGAAGAATTTCAAAATCCCCGAGGGACTCTCACCTTAGGGAACAACAATTAGAGCTTCCCTTTGCACCTGTCCCTAGAAGGCAAAGACCAAGCCAGGGATAACACATAGTAGCCATGCATCCCAATTCTCTCCCTTTGTGGACATCACTAAGGTATCATGGGATTGCTTCTGGCTGAAACCAGACAGGCGCTCTCTTCATCCTACTCACTGGACTTCTGACAGCTCCTACTGGCATCCCTGACACTCCTTCCCTTCCCAGTTGCTCTGTCTACCAGACACGTGCAGTGTGGACAGACCACAGGCCTCACACACCTCAGCGTGGTGGTTTTGGTGGGAAAGGCTGTCTACCCATCCCTCATGTAGGTCTCTGAGGCGTGGAGCCTGGGCATGTGCTCCATCTTCTGGGTCTTTACATCTTGAGTGACATCATCCTTCCAGAACAGTCctgcagaaagaaagggaggagtgTAAGTTGACCTTGGGACAGTTGGATTGTCCTACCCCAGAAACCAGAGAGCGATTGGCATTTCTGCTTTCCGTAAAGTACATAAGGGCCACGGGGCACTGGAGGGATCCAGAGACAGTCTGGGGTACAGGGCTTTGCCTTCTGCCCACCTCGGCACTGGAATCCCTGCTCTTACTGGTTCTGTGACCCTTAACTTAACTGGGAACTTAATTAAATTGGccgagcttcagttttctcatccatgaaATGATGAACCATTGTTGAGAGAATTACAGGAGGTAATCCATGTAAGTTTCTTAGCACGGTGCTTGGTGAGCGATAAGTAGCCAAATGTGAATTTAACAATCGTGCTGTTATGAGGACCAAATGGAAGTGGAGGACATACGCAGTGTTTCTAAAACTCTAAGGCATTGCTCGCACATCATACACTATGATCATTAATAGCAGTAATTCGAACTCCAAGCAGATCTCCCTTCTGAACCCTGCAATCATGAAACCCGGCTTTCAAAGAGGATCAGAAACGTTTCCCCAAGGAATCCCCTCCCATTCTGCACCCCCATCTGTCATGCTTCTATTTGCCATACACTCTGAGCTGTCTACTCCCCCAATTCAGAGTCTGGAATATGTATACAGGAGGGAGAGGTTCTGACTGGGGACCCCATGATTCCTGGCCCTGAGCACTCGGATAGCACAGGGCAGAGGGGCATAGGGCTAGTCCCAAGGAGATGGATGTTGAACTCTTCCAGGGACTTCTAATTGCCTCTACTGTGCTCCTCTAAAGAAGGtaagtaaggggtgcctgggtggctcagtcagttgagtgtctgactttggctcaggtcatgatcttacggtttggtttgtgagttcgagcccaacattggTGGGGCAGGACCCGATGCACCgacatctgtcagcacagagcccacttcggatcctctgtctctccccacccccacctccccacctccccacttgcacgcgctctctctcaaaaataacaaatattttttaaaaataaagagaagacaaGTGACAACAGCGTCCCCACGAAGGCTGGGAGACCACCACCCATTTTGCTCAGGGTCTGAGCAGGTGAGGCTCCAGaggtgaggatgaagagaaaagttCAGGCAGAGAAATCTGTGGAAGGAGCTTTTAATGTCAAGGTGGGGATCCCACAGCCCAGCCTCTCTCTTCCAGCTCTTCTGGTCTCACCTTGAGGCATGAGCCACTGAAGCACATCTTGCCAGTATCGGAAGACCAGCTTGATGACTCCTTGCCGGGACCTGGGTGGCTGCATGCCCACCTGGGGCTGTCCCTCTAAGGGTACAGAATGGCATTAGCAGGGAGCTTGGCCAAAAGCCTTCAAGAGGGCCTGGTTGCAGAAAAGCAGTACCCTCTCCACCATCAAGCTCAgatcccccctgccccccttcccagTTATCAGCTCTCCCTCCATCACACCTTTTCCTCTTTACCCTCTGGGTCTCACTCACCCTTGGCACAGACTTCCAGGTAAGAGCAGAGTCTTCGGGCAAAGAGACAGCCTGTGAATGGACAGGTGAGCAGAGCCTCAGAGGGCTACAAAACTTGAATGGACAGACAGGCGGACAGCATAGGGATGGGGGAAGAAGTTTGCTTCCTGGGTGGAGAGCTGGAAAGACTTCCAGAATCCTTGGAAGTATAAAGCCTGGGGGCTGGGTTCAGACTGTTAAGCCCTGGGATCCCAGGTTCTTGTCCTGAAAGCCACAGTACCCAGCTACACAATGTGAGGAATAACTTTTCTACCATACAGACCCCTCCTCAGTCCAGGTagatggggtgggagtgggggaagttCAGGAGGTGAAAGGGTTCAGGCATCTGCACAGGGCCTGACTCCCCTCCGCGCCCTTCCAGCACTCTGCAGAGCCCCAGGCCCTCGGGAAGACCTCTGCATTGGTCTCCAAGTTCAAGGACGCGGAGGACAAGTGGAGAGGGAGGCACACGGCTGTGGGGAAGCCTAGGCGTCCTCccgcagacccccccccccaacctacCTCCCCAGGGAGGAGGGTAAGCCCAGGCACCTGGCTCCAGTCAGGCCTCATCCCGAGGTCAAGACTGGATGCCTGCCCCCGTCCCCGCCCCGTGCTTGCTGACTTTACCCACCCGACACGGTTCGCCCTGCTTCGTGCACCAACCGCTCCCGCAGCCCCCACTTCCCAGACCTTCCCCCAGCTTTCCTCCTGACCGTGGGGACTAATGGCGTCCCAGCCCCCAGGGCAGCTGCTCAACAGCAGGAAGCAAAGCATCAGACGCATCCCCGCAGGTCCCCGGGCCCCCCGCGCCCGCCGCGCCCGCTGCTGCATGGTTGCTCTGGCGCGCCGGCTCCACCGCTCCAACCGCGGCGGCCAAGGCCAGACGCCAGCGACAACTGCGAGCGCCCCTCTCCGGCAGCTCGGCCAATGGCAGCGGCTGGTGACGAGGCCCCCAACCCCGGCTCTTCCCCGTCTCGCCGACAGAGTTCTGCTATTACCAGTtgaatattcatgttttctgcccatttcttcactggattatttgtttttcgggtgtggagtttggtgagttctttatcgattttggatactagcccttgtcggatatgtcatttgcaaatatctttaaccgttggttgccttttagttttgttgattgtttcctttgtagtgcagaagctttttatcttgatgaggtcccaataattcaattttgcttttaattcccttgcctttggagatgtgtcaagtaagaaattgctgcggctgaggtcagagaggttttttcctgctttctcctctagggttttgatagtttcctttctcacattcaggtcctttatccattttgagtttatttttgtgaatggtgtaagaaagtggtctaatttcattcttctgcatgttgctgtccagttctcccagcaccatttgttaaagagactgtcttttttccattggatattctttcctgctttgtcaaagattagttggcaataCTTTTGtcggtctaattctggggtttctattctatcccattggtctacgtatctgtttttgtgccaaaaccatgctgtcttgatgattacagctttgtagtggaggctaaagtctgggattgtgatgcctcctgctttggtcttcttcaaaattactttggctattcggggccttttgtggttccatacgaattttaggattgcttgttctagttttgagaagaatgctggtgcaattttgattgggattgcattaaatgtgtagatagctttgggtagtattgacattttaacaatatttattcttccgtgagcatggaatgtttttccatttctttatatcttcttcaatttccttcataagcgttctatagttttcagcatacagatcttttatgtctttggttaggtttattcctaggtattttatgattctgggtgcatttgtgaatgggatcagtttctttatttgtctttctgttgcttcgttattagtgtataagaatgccactgatttctgtacactgattttgtatcccgtgactttgctgaattcatgtatcagttctagcagacttttggtggagtctgtcgggttttccatgtataatatcatgtcatctgcaaaaagtgaaagcttg
The window above is part of the Prionailurus bengalensis isolate Pbe53 chromosome C1, Fcat_Pben_1.1_paternal_pri, whole genome shotgun sequence genome. Proteins encoded here:
- the LOC122481808 gene encoding receptor-type tyrosine-protein phosphatase-like N, with translation MQQRARRARGARGPAGMRLMLCFLLLSSCPGGWDAISPHGCLFARRLCSYLEVCAKEGQPQVGMQPPRSRQGVIKLVFRYWQDVLQWLMPQGLFWKDDVTQDVKTQKMEHMPRLHASETYMRDG